The following are encoded together in the Planctomycetota bacterium genome:
- a CDS encoding DUF1398 domain-containing protein, whose protein sequence is MNTQIVTEAARAALDGSIPFPEVVRRLIETGVEYYHVDYVALQKRFYSATGEVVTTTISYEGLPPVAADFDAGGLRAAILDSQRHGQHFRDFTRRAMDAGVQGYIAFLRGQRVTYWSRGGDQHTEWFPGAGPSSK, encoded by the coding sequence ATGAATACCCAGATTGTTACTGAAGCTGCTCGCGCCGCCCTCGACGGCTCAATCCCTTTCCCAGAAGTTGTCCGCAGACTCATCGAAACGGGTGTTGAGTATTACCACGTCGATTATGTCGCATTGCAGAAGCGCTTTTACAGCGCCACGGGCGAGGTCGTGACCACCACCATTTCCTACGAGGGGTTGCCTCCCGTAGCCGCCGACTTCGATGCAGGCGGATTGCGTGCGGCGATTCTCGACAGCCAGCGCCACGGTCAGCACTTTCGAGACTTTACCCGGCGTGCGATGGACGCCGGCGTGCAGGGCTACATCGCTTTCCTGCGCGGACAGCGTGTGACGTACTGGAGTCGCGGTGGCGACCAGCACACCGAGTGGTTTCCGGGAGCAGGCCCGAGTTCCAAATGA
- a CDS encoding glycosyltransferase family 2 protein, whose amino-acid sequence MSADRSHILLAIPVYNEAKSIERVLRDVSIFARDVLVIDDGSKDGTPQLLAKHQVEVIRHAENRGYGRSMQDILRWADFDGYQWVITMDCDEQHEPAEIPSFVRAIERNDADIISGSRYLIERIEDDDAPEDRFRVNRIVTEEVNSALRLNLTDAFCGFKAYRTEAMKQMRLGVDGYDFPMQFWAQAAFLNLRIREIPVRRIYKDMRRTFGNGLDCPETRLRLYRNTLRVAMAEAPRLLQSAAMPDPIAE is encoded by the coding sequence ATGTCCGCCGACCGCTCCCACATCCTGCTCGCGATCCCGGTCTACAACGAGGCGAAGTCCATCGAGCGCGTGCTGCGCGACGTGAGCATCTTTGCCCGCGACGTGCTGGTGATCGACGATGGCAGCAAGGACGGCACGCCGCAACTGCTGGCCAAGCATCAGGTCGAGGTGATCCGCCACGCCGAGAACCGCGGCTACGGTCGCTCCATGCAGGACATCCTGCGCTGGGCGGACTTCGACGGCTACCAGTGGGTCATCACCATGGACTGCGACGAGCAGCATGAGCCCGCCGAGATTCCCTCCTTCGTGCGGGCCATCGAGCGCAACGACGCCGACATCATCAGCGGCAGCCGCTACCTGATCGAGCGCATCGAGGACGACGACGCCCCCGAGGACCGCTTCCGGGTCAACCGCATCGTGACCGAGGAGGTGAACTCCGCCCTGCGCCTGAATCTCACCGACGCCTTCTGCGGATTCAAGGCCTACCGCACGGAGGCGATGAAGCAAATGCGCCTGGGCGTGGACGGTTACGACTTTCCCATGCAATTCTGGGCCCAGGCCGCTTTCCTGAACCTGCGCATCCGCGAGATCCCGGTGCGCCGGATCTACAAAGACATGCGCCGCACCTTCGGCAATGGCCTGGACTGTCCCGAGACCCGGTTGCGCCTCTACCGCAACACGCTGCGGGTCGCCATGGCGGAGGCGCCGCGGCTTTTGCAAAGCGCCGCCATGCCTGATCCAATTGCAGAATGA
- a CDS encoding HD domain-containing protein, whose product MSNSDHIAIKDFRPNAQISGVYGLVNPQIGTTRAGKSFFKALIRDASGEAALRVWVFDESRLGETIRTGFVHLSGQTQNYNGHIQVIADTIRAEEVSTDQLKKLLPATTRDIEHMMKEVERLLHSMQHPGMRALAEQYLANDHITQHFRRAPAAVSVHHAYIGGLLEHTLQLMLLAEVMLPLYPALNRDLVLMGLFLHDLGKTVELEWERGFAYTADGNLVGHVVRGAIWLQTMAAAASKKAPLPPEALRVLLHTIISHHGALEHGAAKLPSTPEAMFVAMLDNLDAKTTATLVAAARDRADAYEPGHEFSDKIWSLDVRVYRPDPLIPAPAPKSAEPAQEE is encoded by the coding sequence ATGAGCAACTCCGATCACATCGCGATCAAGGATTTCCGCCCCAACGCGCAGATCAGCGGCGTCTATGGGCTGGTGAATCCGCAGATCGGCACCACGCGGGCGGGCAAGTCCTTCTTCAAGGCCCTCATTCGCGACGCTTCGGGCGAGGCGGCGCTGCGCGTCTGGGTCTTCGACGAGTCGCGGCTGGGCGAGACGATCCGCACCGGCTTCGTCCACCTGAGCGGGCAGACCCAGAACTACAACGGACACATCCAGGTGATCGCGGACACCATCCGCGCCGAGGAGGTCTCGACCGACCAGCTCAAGAAGCTCCTGCCCGCGACCACGCGCGACATCGAGCACATGATGAAGGAGGTCGAGCGTCTGCTGCACAGCATGCAGCACCCAGGCATGCGTGCACTGGCGGAGCAGTATCTGGCCAACGACCACATCACGCAGCACTTCCGCCGTGCGCCGGCCGCGGTCAGTGTGCACCACGCCTACATCGGCGGCTTGCTCGAGCACACGCTGCAGCTCATGCTGCTGGCGGAGGTGATGCTGCCGCTCTATCCCGCGCTCAATCGCGACCTGGTGCTGATGGGTCTTTTCCTGCACGATCTGGGCAAGACCGTCGAGCTGGAGTGGGAGCGAGGTTTCGCCTACACCGCCGACGGCAACCTGGTCGGGCATGTGGTGCGCGGAGCCATCTGGCTGCAGACGATGGCTGCGGCCGCCTCGAAGAAGGCGCCGCTGCCCCCCGAGGCGCTGCGCGTGCTGCTGCACACGATCATCAGTCATCACGGCGCGCTGGAGCATGGCGCGGCGAAGTTGCCCAGCACTCCCGAGGCGATGTTTGTGGCGATGCTCGACAACCTCGACGCCAAGACCACCGCGACGCTGGTGGCGGCGGCCCGCGACCGCGCCGACGCCTACGAGCCCGGCCATGAGTTCAGCGACAAGATCTGGTCGCTCGATGTGCGGGTGTATCGGCCCGATCCGCTGATTCCGGCCCCCGCGCCGAAGTCCGCGGAGCCTGCTCAAGAGGAGTGA
- a CDS encoding NAD(P)H-hydrate dehydratase, protein MERITQTPELPARDPLGHKATFGRVCVVGGSCGERPMIGAPALAARAALRSGCGLCAVAVPAPILQAVLAVVPAATGVALPVDAQGQLFAAGCAEAIDQAIANIDALVVGPGFGHGLPQQQIVIRLASSFGKPLVLDADALRALAQLPDFARDLKAPIILTPHPGEFDALAHALHLDLNAVSEETRDAAALAMAGRLGCIVILKGAHTRVSDGVRVWRSPHAEAALAIGGSGDVLSGVTGAFAAQFANKKTTPALDLFQVACLAVHVHALTAEAWSKTHGHAGLLPEELADGIPAVMANLRGELND, encoded by the coding sequence ATGGAGCGGATCACGCAAACCCCTGAGCTTCCCGCGCGCGATCCGCTGGGCCACAAGGCGACCTTCGGCCGCGTCTGTGTGGTGGGCGGCTCCTGCGGCGAGCGACCGATGATCGGGGCGCCGGCGCTGGCGGCCCGCGCCGCGCTGCGCAGCGGATGCGGACTCTGCGCGGTCGCGGTGCCGGCACCGATCTTGCAGGCGGTGCTCGCGGTGGTGCCCGCCGCCACCGGCGTGGCGCTTCCGGTCGATGCGCAGGGGCAATTGTTCGCCGCCGGTTGCGCCGAAGCGATCGATCAGGCGATCGCCAACATCGACGCCCTGGTGGTCGGCCCGGGTTTCGGCCATGGGTTGCCGCAGCAGCAGATCGTCATCCGGCTCGCGTCGTCATTTGGAAAGCCGCTGGTCTTGGACGCCGACGCGCTGCGTGCGTTGGCGCAATTGCCCGACTTTGCGCGAGACTTGAAGGCGCCGATCATTCTCACGCCGCATCCGGGGGAGTTCGACGCGCTGGCCCATGCTCTGCATCTGGATCTCAATGCTGTCTCAGAGGAGACGCGCGACGCGGCGGCGCTGGCGATGGCGGGGCGGCTGGGCTGCATCGTGATCCTCAAAGGGGCGCACACGCGGGTCAGCGACGGCGTCCGCGTGTGGAGGAGTCCGCATGCCGAGGCGGCCTTGGCGATCGGCGGCAGCGGCGACGTGCTCTCCGGAGTGACGGGGGCCTTCGCGGCGCAGTTCGCGAACAAGAAGACCACGCCCGCGCTCGATCTCTTCCAGGTCGCCTGTCTTGCGGTGCACGTGCACGCACTCACGGCGGAGGCCTGGTCCAAGACGCATGGACACGCCGGGCTTCTGCCGGAAGAGCTCGCCGACGGCATTCCCGCCGTGATGGCGAACCTTCGCGGCGAGTTGAACGACTAG